The Desmodus rotundus isolate HL8 chromosome 3, HLdesRot8A.1, whole genome shotgun sequence genome includes a region encoding these proteins:
- the AVPR1A gene encoding vasopressin V1a receptor: MDSMTLARSPGAGSASNSSLWGPLTPGEANTSRETEALGDGEGPQRDVRNDELAKLEIAVLAVTFVVGVLGNSTVLLALHRTPRKTSRMHLFIRHLSLADLAVAFFQVLPQLCWEITYRFRGSDGLCRVVKHLQVFVMFVSAYMLVVMTADRYIAVCHPLKTLQQPARRSRLMIAAAWVLSFVLSTPQYFVFSMVQVDNVTKAYDCWANFIQPWGSRAYVTWMTSGIFVGPVVILSTCYGFICHHIWRNFRGKTALRGGKGAEGPGGAFHNGLLLEPCVSSVKSISRAKIRTVKMTFVIVTVYIVCWAPFFIVQMWSVWDVNLTWVESENPTITITALLASLNSCCNPWIYMFFSGHLLQDFIRSFPCCQNMKQAFNKEDSDSMSRRQTSYTNNRSPTNSMSTWKDSPKSSKFIKFIPIST; this comes from the exons ATGGACAGCATGACGTTAGCCAGAAGCCCCGGTGCGGGCTCCGCGAGCAACTCCAGCCTGTGGGGGCCGCTGACCCCCGGCGAGGCCAACACGAGTCGGGAAACGGAGGCGCTCGGGGACGGCGAAGGTCCGCAGAGAGACGTGCGCAACGATGAGCTAGCCAAGCTGGAGATCGCGGTGCTGGCCGTGACTTTCGTGGTGGGTGTGCTGGGTAACAGTACCGTGTTGCTGGCGCTGCACCGCACGCCTCGCAAGACGTCCCGCATGCACCTCTTCATTCGCCACCTCAGCCTGGCGGACCTGGCCGTCGCTTTCTTCCAGGTGCTGCCGCAGCTGTGCTGGGAAATCACCTACCGTTTCCGGGGATCCGATGGGCTGTGCCGCGTGGTGAAGCACCTCCAGGTGTTCGTCATGTTCGTGTCGGCGTACATGCTAGTAGTCATGACCGCCGACCGCTACATCGCCGTGTGCCACCCGCTGAAGACGCTGCAGCAGCCCGCGCGCCGCTCGCGCCTCATGATCGCGGCCGCCTGGGTGCTGAGCTTCGTGCTGAGCACGCCGCAGTACTTCGTCTTCTCCATGGTGCAGGTGGACAACGTCACCAAGGCCTACGACTGCTGGGCCAACTTCATCCAGCCCTGGGGGTCCCGCGCCTATGTGACCTGGATGACGAGCGGCATCTTCGTGGGACCGGTGGTCATTCTCAGCACCTGCTACGGCTTCATCTGCCACCACATCTGGCGCAACTTCCGCGGGAAGACGGCGTTGCGCGGGGGCAAGGGCGCGGAGGGCCCCGGTGGCGCCTTCCACAACGGGCTCCTGCTCGAGCCCTGTGTCAGCAGCGTGAAGTCCATCTCCCGCGCCAAGATCCGTACGGTGAAGATGACTTTCGTGATCGTGACGGTTTACATCGTTTGCTGGGCGCCATTCTTCATCGTCCAGATGTGGTCTGTCTGGGATGTGAACCTCACCTGGGTCG AGTCAGAAAATCCGACCATCACCATCACTGCACTACTGGCTTCCCTGAACAGTTGCTGCAACCCCTGGATATACATGTTTTTTAGCGGCCATCTCCTACAAGACTTCATCCGAAGCTTCCCGTGCTGCCAAAACATGAAGCAAGCATTCAACAAAGAAGACTCCGACAGTATGAGCAGAAGACAGACTTCTTACACTAACAACCGAAGCCCGACAAACAGTATGAGTACTTGGAAGGACTCGCCTAAATCTTCCAAGTTCATCAAATTCATTCCGATTTCAACCTGA